One genomic region from Leptolyngbyaceae cyanobacterium JSC-12 encodes:
- a CDS encoding ABC-type multidrug transport system, ATPase component (IMG reference gene:2510096450~PFAM: ABC transporter) translates to MDSAIVPATDTPPVSRPTAIETYELSKNYRTGFWLTQKVASLKNCTLQVLQGETFGLLGPNGAGKTTLLKMLLGITRPTSGRALVLGKPTGDRSTKQRIGYLPENPYFYDYLTGWEMLSFTAGLFGIPRFIQQKRIPELLDLVGLAQSAAKRKQLRQYSKGMLQRVGLAQALINDPELVFLDEPMSGLDPLGRYQIREIILSLKQQGKTIFFNSHILADVEMICDRVAILGQGELLCIGSLQELLGTSDAYRAKVKGGNLEVLKNRLANLEFKDGYWQGNVLGSTQDFIASLNIMGAQLIELHLARPSLEEFFVLQLQARGIRYST, encoded by the coding sequence ATGGACTCCGCGATTGTTCCTGCCACTGATACCCCCCCGGTTAGTCGTCCAACCGCGATCGAAACCTATGAATTGAGCAAAAACTATCGAACGGGTTTCTGGTTGACTCAAAAAGTGGCATCTCTCAAAAACTGTACTCTCCAGGTATTACAGGGTGAAACCTTTGGGCTGTTGGGACCTAACGGTGCAGGTAAAACCACTTTACTGAAAATGCTCCTGGGCATTACTCGACCCACGAGTGGGCGCGCACTAGTTTTGGGAAAACCAACGGGCGATCGCAGCACCAAACAGCGCATTGGCTACCTACCGGAAAATCCCTACTTCTACGACTACCTAACTGGTTGGGAAATGCTGAGCTTTACAGCAGGCTTATTTGGCATTCCCCGTTTCATCCAGCAAAAACGTATCCCTGAATTGCTTGATCTAGTTGGGTTGGCACAGTCCGCTGCTAAACGCAAACAATTACGGCAGTATTCCAAAGGCATGTTGCAACGAGTGGGCTTAGCACAAGCGTTGATCAATGATCCAGAACTAGTGTTTTTGGACGAACCCATGTCTGGACTCGATCCACTGGGGCGTTACCAGATTCGGGAAATCATCCTGTCCTTGAAACAACAGGGCAAAACGATTTTTTTCAATAGTCATATTCTGGCAGACGTGGAGATGATTTGCGATCGCGTCGCCATTCTGGGGCAGGGTGAGCTATTGTGCATTGGCTCCTTACAAGAGCTATTGGGAACATCAGATGCTTATCGAGCAAAGGTAAAAGGCGGAAATCTTGAGGTGTTAAAGAACCGCCTGGCAAACCTGGAATTCAAAGATGGCTACTGGCAGGGCAATGTCCTCGGCTCCACTCAAGACTTTATTGCCAGTCTCAACATTATGGGTGCGCAACTCATCGAACTACACCTCGCCCGTCCCTCGCTAGAAGAATTCTTTGTGCTGCAATTGCAAGCACGGGGAATTCGCTACAGCACTTAG
- a CDS encoding Protein of unknown function (DUF2721) (IMG reference gene:2510096452~PFAM: Protein of unknown function (DUF2721)) — protein sequence MSVEQTTQLIQLILNSVLMSVACALVLGGLTARHSAIAEQLQALHFTEELTLEPTRSRRGQSRNQIRRLQYRYTLSRYSVVVAYYALFFAIVSCLTLALRGIINWNGLISLALVLFVVGVATLLVSVGLTLVDWHLSDRPMLDEARRLLSMGKDDRLSHWQQKFHHSGSSSRPTALTRNNRQKMRVG from the coding sequence ATGAGCGTCGAGCAAACCACCCAACTCATCCAACTCATTCTCAACTCGGTGTTGATGAGTGTGGCATGTGCATTAGTGTTGGGCGGGCTAACAGCGCGGCATAGCGCGATCGCTGAGCAACTGCAAGCGTTACATTTTACAGAAGAACTGACTTTAGAGCCTACTCGTAGTCGTCGAGGGCAAAGCCGCAACCAAATCCGACGATTGCAATACCGCTATACGCTCAGCCGCTACAGTGTGGTAGTAGCCTACTATGCTTTATTTTTCGCTATCGTCAGTTGCTTGACTCTTGCCCTACGCGGCATTATCAATTGGAATGGCTTGATTTCTTTAGCGCTGGTGCTGTTTGTTGTTGGGGTGGCTACCTTGCTGGTATCAGTGGGGCTGACGCTGGTGGATTGGCATCTGAGCGATCGCCCCATGCTGGATGAAGCCCGCCGGTTACTGAGTATGGGCAAGGACGATCGCCTGTCTCACTGGCAGCAAAAGTTCCATCACTCTGGAAGTTCTTCTCGCCCCACTGCCTTAACTCGCAACAATCGCCAAAAGATGCGTGTGGGTTGA
- a CDS encoding small G protein, GTPase SAR1 (IMG reference gene:2510096448~PFAM: GTPase of unknown function; Domain of unknown function (DUF697)), translating into MPLSRLVTLIIGIIVILGLMIWLIESLQRLFWQVGYYPLLSQLLIFVIIALIGTLVASLVYYLFILPRRNQRKKRRAPKIPAAKAEAAGENIKAVRKQVSQIQDEVAKRELLLRSREIEQNLTRGELRVVVFGTGSAGKTSIVNALIGRMVGKVGAPMGTTEVGQTYSLPLQGINREILITDTPGILEAGVAGTEREKLARKLATEADLLLFVLDNDLRQSEYEPLVGLAKIGKRSLIILNKADLYLESDQEAILARLRERVRGIIPAADVIAISANPQPVRLEDGSMLNPDPDIMPLIRRMVAILRAEGEDLLADNILLQSQRLADRARELIDAQRRRQADKIVDRFQWIGAGVIAATPLPVVDMLATAAVNAQMVVEIGKVYGCDINMERGRELALSLGKTLAGLGIVKGAITLVTTALQLSIGGIVVGRAIQAVTAAYLTRIAGKSFIEYFRHDQDWGDGGITEVVQRQFQLNKKDEFVKSFVQEAITRVVKPLHLDDLTIQEEAELEEELVELPLLELVNEDDLERVELRAELDDDDWEPRRLMSDDWEE; encoded by the coding sequence ATGCCTTTATCTCGCCTAGTCACTCTCATCATCGGTATCATCGTCATCCTGGGATTGATGATCTGGTTGATTGAGTCGTTGCAGCGGTTGTTTTGGCAGGTGGGATACTATCCGTTGCTATCCCAATTGCTGATTTTTGTGATCATTGCGCTGATTGGGACGTTGGTGGCTTCGCTGGTGTATTACCTATTCATCCTGCCGCGTCGCAATCAACGTAAAAAGCGGAGAGCGCCCAAAATCCCAGCTGCCAAAGCCGAAGCCGCTGGAGAAAATATCAAGGCCGTTCGCAAGCAGGTTTCCCAAATTCAGGATGAAGTGGCAAAGCGGGAGTTGCTGTTGCGATCGCGCGAGATCGAGCAGAATCTCACACGGGGTGAGTTGCGAGTCGTGGTGTTTGGCACCGGGTCGGCCGGCAAAACGTCGATTGTGAATGCGCTGATTGGTCGCATGGTGGGCAAGGTCGGGGCACCCATGGGCACAACGGAAGTGGGGCAAACCTATTCCCTGCCATTGCAAGGCATTAACCGAGAAATTTTGATCACTGATACACCAGGCATTTTGGAAGCAGGCGTTGCCGGAACCGAGCGGGAAAAACTCGCGCGTAAACTAGCAACAGAAGCTGATTTGCTGTTGTTTGTGTTAGACAATGACTTGCGCCAATCAGAATATGAACCACTGGTTGGGCTGGCGAAAATTGGCAAGCGATCGCTGATTATCCTCAACAAAGCCGACCTCTATCTGGAGTCCGATCAGGAAGCCATTCTTGCTCGTTTGCGCGAACGCGTTCGGGGAATTATTCCCGCAGCCGATGTCATTGCCATCTCCGCCAATCCCCAACCCGTGCGACTCGAAGATGGTTCCATGCTCAACCCCGACCCGGATATCATGCCGTTGATTCGCCGCATGGTTGCTATTCTTCGGGCAGAAGGTGAAGACTTACTGGCAGATAACATCTTGCTGCAATCGCAACGGCTGGCGGATCGAGCACGCGAGTTGATTGATGCTCAGCGACGACGGCAGGCAGATAAAATCGTCGATCGCTTCCAGTGGATTGGCGCAGGCGTGATTGCGGCAACGCCTCTTCCTGTTGTCGATATGCTGGCAACGGCTGCGGTCAATGCTCAAATGGTTGTGGAAATTGGCAAAGTCTACGGCTGCGATATCAACATGGAGCGAGGTCGAGAATTAGCGTTGTCTCTCGGTAAAACTCTTGCTGGATTGGGCATCGTCAAAGGAGCTATCACCCTCGTTACTACTGCCCTACAACTCAGCATTGGCGGCATTGTTGTGGGACGTGCCATTCAAGCCGTGACTGCCGCCTATTTAACTCGAATTGCAGGCAAAAGCTTCATTGAATACTTTCGACATGACCAAGATTGGGGCGATGGCGGCATTACCGAAGTTGTGCAGCGGCAGTTTCAACTCAACAAAAAGGATGAATTTGTCAAATCTTTTGTGCAAGAAGCGATTACCCGTGTGGTGAAGCCTTTGCATTTAGATGATTTGACCATTCAGGAGGAAGCAGAACTGGAAGAAGAACTAGTCGAACTGCCGCTTCTAGAACTCGTGAATGAAGATGACCTGGAGCGAGTAGAGCTTCGGGCAGAACTCGACGATGATGATTGGGAACCTCGCCGCCTAATGTCTGATGATTGGGAAGAGTAG
- a CDS encoding DNA polymerase III, beta subunit (IMG reference gene:2510096451~PFAM: DNA polymerase III beta subunit, C-terminal domain; DNA polymerase III beta subunit, N-terminal domain; DNA polymerase III beta subunit, central domain~TIGRFAM: DNA polymerase III, beta subunit) translates to MKLVCAQSQLSTNLSLVSRAVASRPSHPVLANVLLIADEETQQIKLSAFDLSLGIQTSFPATVQAGGKLTLPARLFTDIVSRLPDGDITLDASSDSEEEPTYVTTITCASGRYQVRGMSADDFPELPVVDDGDVVQLPAIALIEGLRSSLFSASPDEAKQVLTGVHLTMTDNGLEFAATDGHRLAVVETLNTEPDEKPAKSAKKKNEEGQELDVTIPAKALQELIKMLDRQADHSVIVRFDRGQAVFEWTDQRLTTRLLEGQYPNYRQLIPKQFAHQATVDRRQFLSALERIAVLADQKNNIAKLTLNNSKETLALSVDAADVGSGEETIPAQITGEDLIIAFNVKYLLDGLKTLNTSEIQMQFNTSTSPAIFTPLGGLKLTYLVMPVQIRGN, encoded by the coding sequence ATGAAACTGGTTTGCGCCCAAAGTCAGCTCAGCACTAATCTCTCACTCGTTAGCCGTGCCGTTGCCAGCCGCCCATCTCACCCGGTTCTTGCCAATGTTCTACTCATCGCCGATGAGGAAACTCAACAAATAAAGCTCAGTGCCTTCGACCTGAGTTTGGGGATTCAAACCAGCTTCCCAGCAACCGTGCAAGCCGGGGGAAAACTCACTCTCCCGGCTCGCCTGTTCACGGACATCGTGTCGCGCTTGCCAGACGGTGACATTACCCTGGATGCCAGTTCAGATTCGGAAGAGGAACCCACCTACGTCACCACGATTACCTGCGCTAGTGGACGCTACCAGGTGCGTGGCATGAGTGCCGACGACTTTCCCGAATTGCCCGTTGTGGATGATGGAGATGTGGTGCAACTGCCTGCGATCGCTTTGATTGAAGGATTGCGAAGTTCGCTGTTTTCTGCCAGCCCTGATGAAGCCAAACAAGTGTTGACGGGGGTGCATCTAACGATGACAGATAACGGTTTGGAGTTTGCCGCCACTGATGGACACCGGTTAGCCGTGGTGGAAACGCTGAACACCGAACCGGACGAGAAACCTGCCAAATCTGCCAAGAAAAAAAACGAGGAGGGGCAGGAACTGGATGTGACGATTCCGGCAAAAGCTCTGCAAGAACTGATTAAAATGCTCGATCGCCAGGCAGATCATTCTGTCATCGTTCGATTTGATCGGGGGCAGGCCGTGTTTGAGTGGACCGATCAACGCCTCACCACCCGCCTACTGGAAGGGCAATACCCGAACTATCGTCAGCTTATCCCCAAACAATTTGCTCACCAAGCCACTGTGGATCGCCGTCAGTTCCTTAGCGCCTTAGAACGAATAGCCGTGCTCGCTGATCAAAAAAATAATATTGCCAAGCTCACCCTCAATAACTCCAAAGAAACCCTGGCACTGTCCGTAGATGCGGCTGATGTCGGTAGCGGTGAAGAAACTATTCCCGCTCAAATCACCGGAGAAGACTTGATCATCGCCTTCAATGTTAAATACCTGCTCGATGGACTAAAAACACTGAACACCTCTGAAATTCAAATGCAGTTCAATACTTCCACCAGCCCTGCCATTTTCACCCCCCTTGGTGGATTAAAACTTACCTACCTCGTGATGCCAGTCCAAATCAGAGGTAATTGA
- a CDS encoding hypothetical protein (IMG reference gene:2510096449) has product MNRSKIVAMVTGVIAISLSIAYLLLVQILDFRGMMAPAPMGLFW; this is encoded by the coding sequence ATGAATCGTTCTAAAATTGTTGCGATGGTGACTGGTGTAATTGCGATTAGTTTGAGTATTGCCTACCTGCTCTTGGTGCAAATCCTCGATTTTCGCGGCATGATGGCTCCTGCCCCGATGGGATTGTTTTGGTAA